Genomic segment of Wolbachia endosymbiont (group A) of Longitarsus flavicornis:
TGAAATGCAGAACACTATGCAAAAATACGCATCAGTTTTCCGTGTTGCTGAAGTTTTAGAAGAAGGTAAAAAAGCTATAAAAAAGGTAGCAAAAATGATGCCTGATATTGCAATTGAGGATCGCAGTATGATGTGGAACAGTGATTTAGTTGAAGCACTGGAGCTTGCTAATATGATCCCACAGGCGGTTATTACCATGGAATGCGCAGCCAATCGAGAGGAGAGTAGAGGTGCCCATGCTCGTGAAGATTTCCCTGAGCGTGATGACAAAAATTGGATGAAGCACACTATAGCGTGGCTTGAAGAAAAGAAAGGGCAGATCAATGTAAAAATTGATTACAAGAAAGTTGCTGAAAAAACTCTGAGCGATGAGATTGATTTCATAGCTCCAGAAAAGAGGGTTTATTAGTCAGCCGTATCCGTTCAGCCAATGGCGTCAACTTAAGGGAAAATATCGGTGATAGTGTATAAAATTTCTCTCTAAAATTTTTACCATTAAATTACCCAAAAGCTGCAATAAATAGCACTTTTGTTGCTGTTTTATTTCAACAAAGAAGTCTAAAATGTGTCCTTAAGTTGACGCCATTGTCTGTTCAGGATAGCGGCAAGACCATAGAGTAAAAGTGAGTTTACAACAAATGGTGTCATCCGAGTAGCTGACACTGGAATGACACCGCCTGCTACGCAAATTACCTACAAATCACAATGTTTGTACAGATGTATGTCTGGGCACTGGGATGACAGAAGAGAGTGCTGGAATAACAGAAAAATCCAATCTATTTTCTCTTGATGAATAAATCTCGGTAGAGTATAATAGCAATGCATTTATGTAGCTACTAATGAATAATTTAGTTTTGGTTTATACAACTTTTTCAAATTTTGAAGAAGCTAAAACTGTTTCTGAAGAATTGTTAAACGAGAAATTAATTGTATGTGTAAATATATTTCCCGAAGTGAATTCTCTGTATTTATGGGAAGGTAAAATTAGTAATAGTTGTGAAGTAGTAGCAATTATGAAAAGCAAAAATGATCAAGTTGATAAAATTGTAGAAAAAATTGAAGCAATGCATTCTTATGATCAGCCAGCTATTGCTGTGATGCCCATAGAAAAAGCAAATAAATCTTTTACTAATTGGGCTAATAGTGTTATTGATGTAAATAGTATTGGGGTGTAGCCAAGTGGTAAGGCAGCGGTTTTTGATACCGCCACGCGAAGGTTCGAATCCTTCCACCCCAGCCATGTTGAAGTGGGTGTAAAATGATATCACTTTTCTATAGATTAAGATTATTAAATTATATATTAGGTAGTCTAAAAGATATAACTGTGAAACTGTTTCT
This window contains:
- the cutA gene encoding divalent-cation tolerance protein CutA encodes the protein MNNLVLVYTTFSNFEEAKTVSEELLNEKLIVCVNIFPEVNSLYLWEGKISNSCEVVAIMKSKNDQVDKIVEKIEAMHSYDQPAIAVMPIEKANKSFTNWANSVIDVNSIGV